In Cervus elaphus chromosome 5, mCerEla1.1, whole genome shotgun sequence, the following proteins share a genomic window:
- the SPATA22 gene encoding spermatogenesis-associated protein 22, which produces MKRNLNENPTRSTAGCLPVPLFNQKKRNRQPLTSNPLQNDPGISNASDSYDFPPLPSDWAWEAVNPELPPLTKTVNMGQIPHSVSHPLRSENSVSKPIQSNAERSKSDWSYRDGNKNTSLKTWNKNDFKPQCKRRNLMTNNGINSSPMNLGAQQQRQLRVSESTNLPSQRESEALRQAKSSEIPGSTMRSLDKNSTLQAFKPNFQQNQFKKKMFDGFQEVNTLKKETSSYQLKLREKDNSLRIISAVIESMKYWREHAQKTVLLFEILAVLDSAVTPGRYCSKTFLMRDGKHTLPCVFYEIDRELPRLIRGRVHRCVGNYDQKKNIFKCVSVRPASASEQKTFQTFVKIVDAEMRYYTSVMNEV; this is translated from the exons atgaagagaaacctAAATGAAAATCCAACTCGGAGTACAGCAG GCTGTTTGCCTGTACCATTGTTCAATCAGAAAAAGAGGAATAGACAGCCATTAACATCCAATCCACTTCAAAATGATCCAGGTATCAGTAATGCTTCTGACAGTTATGATTTCCCTCCTCTACCATCag ATTGGGCCTGGGAAGCTGTGAATCCGGAGTTGCCTCCTTTAACAAAAACAGTGAACATGGG GCAAATACCACATTCAGTTTCTCATCCCCTGAGAAGTGAAAATTCTGTGTCTAAACCTATTCAATCAAATGCTGAGAGAAGCAAGAGTGATTGGAG CTACAGAGATGGCAACAAAAATACTAGTTTAAAAACTtggaataaaaatgattttaagccTCAGTGCAAAAGAAGAAATCTAATGACAAATAATGGAATAAATTCCAGTCCAATGAATTTGGGAGCTCAACAGCAGAGACAATTAAGAGTATCTGAATCTACTAACTTACCTAGCCAAAGAGAAAGTGAAGCACTCAGACAAGCAAAGTCGTCAGAAATACCTggctccacaatgagaagtctaGACAAAAACAGCACATTGCAGGCGTTTAAGCCCAATTTTCAACAaaatcaatttaagaaaaaaatgttcgaTGGTTTTCAAGAAGTAAACACCCTCAAG aaggaAACTTCATCATATCAGTTAAAGCTTAGGGAAAAAGATAATTCTTTAAGAATTATATCTGCAGTTATTGAAAGCATGAAGTACTGGCGTGAACATGCACAGAAAACTGTACTTCTTTTTGAAATATTAG CTGTTCTCGATTCAGCTGTTACACCTGGCCGATACTGTTCAAAGACTTTTCTTATGAGAGATGGGAAACATACTCTGCCATGTGTATTTTATGAAATA gATCGTGAACTTCCCAGATTGATTAGAGGCCGAGTTCATAGATGTGTTGGAAACTACGaccagaaaaagaatatttttaaatgtgtttctgtCAGACCTGCGTCTGCTTCTGAACAAAAAACTTTCcaaacatttgttaaaattgtAGATGCTGAAATGAGATATTATACTAGTGTAATGAATGAAGTTTAA